One genomic segment of Catalinimonas alkaloidigena includes these proteins:
- the mutS gene encoding DNA mismatch repair protein MutS has translation MKQYNAVKGKYPGALLLFRVGDFYETFGEDAITTSRVLDIVLTKRANGSASEVELAGFPHHALDNYLTKLVRAGYRVAICDQLEDPKFAKGVVKRGVTELVTPGLSFNDNVLDRKRNNYLASLHFEKDKIGIALLDLSTGEFITSCGTVTYIEKLLQSFNPAEVIYCKKDRKVYEELFRDQYNTYRLEDWLFTHDYAYERLTKHFNTQSLKGFGVENLTEGIIAAGAVLYYLEETEHREIKHISSLARIEEEKYVWLDKFTIRNLELIFPQHEGGVPLIDVLDKTCTPMGARLLKKWIVLPLKSKTAIEERLHTVEALLEQEEMRKQIIQYLKTIGDLERLISKVAAGRINPREMIQLKRAIKHSIPVKQLLASLEIPQLKKLADQLHTCEYILDKIERELRDDPPLVTNQGGLIREGIHEELDELNKIAYSGKDYLEQVRQREIQNTGISSLKLSYNKVFGYYLEVSNAHKNKVPSDWIRKQTLVNAERYITEELKTYEEKILHAEEKLTHIEQKLYQDLVLATTEFVTQIQQNARTLAVVDCLSSFAQIAYQSHYTKPKLADDDVIDIKEGRHPVIEKQMTPGENYVPNDIYLDNEKQQIIIITGPNMAGKSALLRQTALIVLMAQMGSFVPAAHAQIGIVDKVFTRVGASDNLAKGESTFMVEMIETASIINNLSSRSLLLMDEIGRGTSTYDGISIAWSIVEYLHNHPRFQAKTLFATHYHELNQLSSNFARIKNYNVAVKEVGNKILFLRKLKEGGSEHSFGIHVAQMAGMPQQVVMRANEIMHHLEKDKINGKGTQQMKDIPKQQNFQLSLFDADPKFIKIKEMLEKTDINTVSPVEALLKLNELQLIMKS, from the coding sequence ATGAAACAGTACAATGCTGTTAAAGGCAAGTATCCCGGTGCATTACTGTTGTTCAGGGTAGGAGATTTCTACGAAACTTTCGGGGAAGACGCGATTACCACCAGCAGAGTACTGGACATTGTACTGACCAAACGTGCAAATGGCTCTGCCTCGGAGGTTGAGCTGGCAGGCTTTCCTCATCACGCATTGGATAATTATCTGACCAAACTGGTGCGGGCCGGTTATCGCGTTGCGATCTGTGATCAGCTGGAAGATCCAAAATTTGCAAAAGGTGTAGTTAAGAGAGGTGTCACAGAATTGGTTACTCCCGGCCTTTCCTTTAATGATAATGTGTTGGATCGCAAGCGAAACAATTATCTTGCTTCCCTGCACTTCGAAAAAGATAAGATAGGTATAGCCCTCCTGGACTTGTCTACCGGAGAATTTATCACCTCCTGTGGTACAGTTACTTATATAGAAAAGCTGCTGCAGAGCTTTAACCCGGCAGAGGTTATTTATTGCAAGAAAGACAGAAAAGTTTATGAAGAGCTTTTCCGTGATCAGTATAATACTTATCGTCTAGAAGACTGGCTCTTTACGCACGATTACGCTTACGAAAGGCTCACAAAGCACTTTAATACGCAATCGCTGAAAGGTTTTGGTGTAGAAAATCTGACTGAAGGGATTATAGCTGCCGGGGCAGTGCTCTATTACCTGGAAGAGACAGAGCATCGAGAAATCAAGCATATATCCTCCCTTGCCCGTATCGAGGAAGAGAAATACGTTTGGCTGGATAAATTTACCATTCGTAACCTGGAACTGATTTTTCCCCAGCACGAGGGGGGTGTTCCACTGATTGATGTACTGGATAAAACATGTACACCCATGGGTGCCAGATTGCTTAAAAAGTGGATTGTGCTTCCTTTGAAGTCTAAAACAGCAATAGAAGAGCGGCTACATACGGTTGAAGCTTTACTGGAGCAGGAAGAAATGCGCAAGCAGATTATCCAATACCTGAAGACCATCGGTGATCTGGAAAGACTTATCTCCAAAGTTGCGGCGGGAAGAATCAATCCGCGGGAGATGATACAGCTCAAAAGGGCTATCAAACATAGTATACCCGTCAAACAATTATTGGCTTCACTGGAAATCCCACAGCTCAAGAAACTGGCGGATCAACTGCATACCTGCGAATACATACTGGATAAAATTGAGCGTGAACTCCGGGATGATCCTCCACTGGTCACCAATCAGGGAGGCTTAATCAGGGAAGGTATACATGAAGAGCTGGATGAACTCAATAAAATTGCCTACTCTGGCAAAGATTATCTGGAGCAAGTTCGTCAGCGAGAAATACAAAATACGGGCATTAGCTCGCTCAAGCTATCTTACAATAAGGTGTTTGGTTATTACCTGGAGGTTAGCAATGCCCACAAAAACAAGGTGCCTTCCGACTGGATCAGAAAACAAACCTTAGTAAATGCTGAGCGCTATATTACTGAGGAACTCAAAACTTACGAAGAAAAAATCCTGCATGCCGAAGAAAAGCTAACTCACATTGAGCAGAAACTTTATCAGGATTTAGTGCTGGCAACGACTGAGTTTGTAACGCAGATTCAGCAGAACGCCCGTACCCTGGCAGTAGTAGATTGCCTTTCTTCCTTCGCACAGATTGCCTATCAAAGCCACTATACTAAACCAAAATTAGCAGATGATGATGTAATAGATATCAAAGAAGGAAGGCATCCGGTAATAGAAAAGCAGATGACACCCGGGGAGAACTATGTGCCTAATGACATTTATCTGGATAATGAAAAGCAGCAGATCATCATCATCACCGGACCCAATATGGCAGGTAAGTCAGCCCTGCTTCGTCAGACTGCACTGATTGTACTAATGGCGCAGATGGGTTCATTTGTACCGGCTGCCCATGCGCAAATCGGGATTGTAGATAAAGTGTTTACCCGTGTAGGTGCTTCCGACAACCTGGCCAAGGGAGAGTCTACATTTATGGTAGAAATGATAGAGACCGCCAGTATTATTAACAACCTCAGTAGTCGTAGTCTGTTGCTAATGGATGAGATCGGTCGGGGTACCAGTACCTATGATGGGATTTCTATTGCCTGGTCAATAGTAGAGTATCTGCATAACCACCCGCGCTTTCAGGCCAAAACGCTCTTTGCTACACACTATCATGAGTTGAATCAGCTTTCTTCCAATTTCGCAAGGATCAAAAATTACAATGTGGCAGTAAAGGAAGTAGGGAATAAGATTTTGTTTCTGCGCAAGCTAAAAGAAGGAGGTAGCGAACATAGCTTTGGTATCCATGTAGCACAGATGGCAGGCATGCCGCAGCAGGTGGTAATGCGTGCGAATGAAATTATGCATCACCTGGAAAAAGATAAAATCAATGGAAAAGGAACGCAACAGATGAAAGATATTCCTAAGCAGCAAAATTTTCAACTTTCATTATTTGATGCAGACCCAAAGTTTATCAAAATTAAAGAAATGCTGGAGAAGACAGACATCAATACCGTCTCGCCAGTGGAAGCACTACTAAAGCTCAATGAGCTGCAGCTGATTATGAAATCATAG
- a CDS encoding NIPSNAP family protein, which produces MKRRSFVKNTLATLAATTAAGSASSIAAEQQQSSKEYYELRVYELKSGGKLSTFEEYLSKAVIPALNNIGIENVGVFTEMGMSHPPKLFMLIPYQSLEEFASAEEKIKKQKVYQDNSQNYMAATPDNLNFIRMHNYLLEAFDVIPKLKVPEKGERIFELRDYESFSEEAGVRKIEMFNEDEMDIFYKTGLDPVFFGKTMVGQDLPNLIYMLVFDNLEERDRNWKKFSAHPDWKEVSGMEKYANTVSQVKRTFLVPTSYSQI; this is translated from the coding sequence ATGAAAAGACGATCCTTTGTCAAAAACACACTAGCTACACTGGCTGCAACTACAGCGGCAGGCAGCGCAAGCAGCATAGCTGCTGAACAACAACAATCCTCAAAGGAATATTATGAGCTTAGAGTATACGAGCTGAAATCAGGAGGAAAATTATCCACCTTTGAAGAATATCTTAGCAAAGCTGTAATTCCTGCTCTCAACAATATTGGTATTGAGAATGTTGGGGTATTCACCGAAATGGGTATGTCTCACCCTCCAAAGCTATTCATGCTCATCCCTTATCAGTCTCTGGAGGAGTTTGCTAGTGCAGAAGAAAAAATAAAAAAACAGAAAGTGTATCAGGATAATAGTCAGAATTATATGGCAGCCACGCCGGACAACCTGAACTTTATTCGCATGCATAATTACCTGTTAGAAGCTTTTGACGTTATACCCAAGCTAAAAGTCCCCGAAAAGGGAGAGCGCATATTTGAGCTGAGAGATTACGAAAGCTTTAGTGAAGAAGCTGGTGTACGTAAGATAGAGATGTTTAACGAGGATGAAATGGACATTTTCTACAAAACCGGCCTCGATCCTGTCTTTTTCGGAAAAACGATGGTAGGGCAGGATTTGCCTAATCTTATATATATGCTGGTTTTCGATAATCTGGAAGAGCGTGACCGCAACTGGAAGAAGTTTAGCGCACATCCTGATTGGAAAGAAGTATCAGGTATGGAAAAATACGCCAATACTGTTTCTCAGGTTAAGCGCACATTTTTGGTCCCTACCAGCTATTCGCAGATTTAA